The Saccharopolyspora gloriosae genome has a segment encoding these proteins:
- a CDS encoding cytochrome P450: MTQPDERVLDYPIPAPDALGPPAEWEELRSRCPVSRAKLPSGDEVSLLTRYADVKTVLSDPRFGRKLDEPDAARISDTDSGGLFNSEMSSALPQGGEAHQRWRRLLNRWFTAKRMAALRPEIEAMAEQLVDEMVASGAPADLKAGFGFPLPVWVICDMLGVPTADRDRFSLWWDTFLNLTRYSEQEFKAAETEFFAYMAEHIATKKAQPGDDLLSELISATDAEGERMSDRSLAATGLGLLIAGHETTANMIGKMVAMLLSDRGRWEQLLADRSLIRSAVEEALRFDANNGLGMVRYLYEDIKIAGTALPRGTTVMCSMSAANRDEDAFDGADDMDLHRSPNPHLAFGTGAHSCLGQALARTELQVTLEVLLRRLPTLELAVPAEELRRLEGLVVGGLREVPVRW, encoded by the coding sequence GGTGCTGGACTATCCGATTCCGGCCCCGGACGCGCTGGGGCCGCCCGCCGAGTGGGAGGAACTGCGCAGCCGGTGCCCGGTGTCCAGGGCGAAGCTGCCCAGCGGCGACGAGGTTTCCCTGCTGACCCGCTATGCAGATGTCAAGACCGTGCTCTCGGACCCGAGGTTCGGCCGCAAGCTCGACGAACCCGACGCGGCCCGCATCTCCGACACCGACTCGGGCGGGCTGTTCAACAGCGAGATGTCTTCGGCCCTGCCGCAAGGGGGCGAGGCTCACCAGCGCTGGCGGAGACTGCTCAACCGGTGGTTCACCGCCAAACGGATGGCGGCGTTGCGCCCGGAGATCGAGGCGATGGCCGAGCAGCTGGTCGACGAGATGGTCGCGAGCGGCGCTCCCGCCGACTTGAAGGCCGGGTTCGGCTTCCCGCTCCCGGTCTGGGTCATCTGCGACATGCTCGGCGTCCCCACCGCGGACCGGGACCGGTTCTCCCTGTGGTGGGACACCTTCTTGAACCTCACACGGTACTCGGAGCAGGAGTTCAAGGCCGCCGAAACCGAGTTCTTCGCCTACATGGCCGAGCACATCGCGACCAAGAAGGCGCAGCCCGGCGACGACCTGCTCAGCGAACTGATCTCGGCCACCGACGCCGAGGGCGAGCGGATGTCCGACCGCTCGTTGGCGGCCACCGGGCTCGGGCTGCTGATCGCGGGGCACGAGACCACCGCCAACATGATCGGGAAGATGGTGGCCATGCTGCTGTCGGACCGCGGCCGCTGGGAACAGCTGCTCGCGGACCGGTCGCTGATCCGCTCCGCGGTCGAAGAGGCGCTGCGGTTCGACGCCAACAACGGCCTCGGCATGGTCCGCTACCTCTACGAGGACATCAAGATCGCCGGTACCGCACTGCCGCGCGGCACCACGGTCATGTGCAGCATGTCCGCCGCGAACCGCGACGAGGACGCGTTCGACGGCGCCGACGACATGGATCTGCACCGCAGCCCGAACCCGCACCTGGCGTTCGGCACCGGCGCGCACTCCTGCCTGGGCCAGGCGCTGGCCCGCACCGAGCTCCAGGTGACGCTGGAAGTCCTGCTGCGCAGGCTCCCGACCTTGGAGCTCGCGGTGCCCGCGGAAGAGCTGCGGCGGCTGGAAGGACTGGTCGTCGGCGGACTCCGCGAAGTGCCGGTGCGGTGGTGA
- a CDS encoding TetR/AcrR family transcriptional regulator gives MTVGAARAKQVSETRELILSAAERLFAEHGVAAVSNRQVSEAAGQGNNTAVGYHFGTKAELVAAIVRKHHQEIEDLRARMVADARGSRNVRDWVACTVLPHARHLADLGTPSWFGRFGAQAMTDPAYREIMSQESLNSPSLLEATSELNRCLSHLPAEVREDRRDMGRQLMVHVVAERERALAEGGTTARASWDQAATGLIDALTGLWLAPITTSP, from the coding sequence GTGACGGTGGGCGCGGCGCGGGCCAAGCAGGTGAGCGAGACTCGGGAGCTGATCTTGTCGGCCGCCGAGCGGCTGTTCGCCGAGCACGGGGTCGCCGCCGTGTCCAACCGCCAGGTCAGCGAGGCCGCCGGGCAGGGCAACAACACCGCGGTCGGTTACCACTTCGGCACGAAGGCCGAGCTGGTCGCCGCCATCGTCCGCAAGCACCACCAGGAGATCGAAGACCTGCGCGCTCGGATGGTCGCCGACGCGCGCGGATCCCGGAACGTGCGGGACTGGGTGGCGTGCACGGTGCTCCCGCACGCGCGGCACCTGGCCGATCTCGGCACGCCGAGCTGGTTCGGCCGGTTCGGCGCGCAGGCCATGACCGACCCGGCCTACCGCGAGATCATGTCGCAGGAGTCGCTGAACTCGCCGTCCCTGCTGGAGGCCACCTCGGAGCTCAACCGCTGCCTGTCCCACCTTCCGGCAGAGGTGCGCGAAGATCGCCGCGACATGGGGCGGCAGCTGATGGTGCACGTCGTGGCCGAACGCGAACGCGCGCTCGCCGAGGGCGGCACCACTGCCCGCGCTTCCTGGGACCAGGCCGCGACCGGCCTGATCGACGCGCTCACCGGCCTCTGGCTGGCCCCCATCACCACAAGCCCGTGA
- a CDS encoding ferredoxin — protein MQVIVDEDKCCGAGTCVMVAPDVFDQRDEDGVVVLLDAQPSAGLHDGVREAANMCPAAAITLDES, from the coding sequence ATGCAGGTGATCGTTGATGAGGACAAGTGCTGCGGCGCCGGGACATGCGTGATGGTCGCGCCCGACGTGTTCGATCAGCGCGATGAGGACGGCGTGGTGGTGCTGCTCGACGCCCAGCCCTCGGCCGGGCTGCACGACGGCGTCCGGGAAGCCGCGAACATGTGCCCGGCGGCCGCCATCACCCTGGACGAGTCGTGA